In Pseudoalteromonas sp. MM1, a single window of DNA contains:
- a CDS encoding transposase, giving the protein MRYKRMLEAGACYFFTVNLEDRSQPLLVENIELLRRVYLKVAKKHPIKTIAIVIMPDHLHAIWQLPKGDSNYAMRWRLIKSGFSRELPSTEFCNKSRIAKGERGIWQRRYWEHKIRDEEDLNNHINYIHYNPVKHNHVIKVSDWPFSSFHQYVKNSKLSQYWHCNSDSCTLYDE; this is encoded by the coding sequence ATGCGTTATAAGCGTATGTTAGAGGCGGGTGCATGTTATTTTTTTACGGTAAATTTAGAAGATAGATCTCAGCCTTTGCTTGTGGAAAATATAGAGTTATTACGCCGTGTATATTTAAAGGTGGCAAAAAAGCATCCAATAAAGACGATTGCAATTGTTATCATGCCCGATCACCTTCATGCTATTTGGCAATTACCTAAAGGTGATAGTAATTACGCAATGCGTTGGCGACTTATTAAATCAGGCTTTTCTCGAGAGCTGCCATCAACAGAGTTTTGTAATAAAAGTCGAATAGCCAAAGGTGAGCGCGGGATTTGGCAGCGTCGCTATTGGGAACATAAAATTAGGGATGAAGAAGACTTAAACAACCATATTAATTATATTCACTACAACCCGGTGAAACATAACCATGTTATTAAAGTGAGTGATTGGCCATTTTCAAGCTTTCATCAATACGTTAAAAATTCTAAACTAAGCCAATATTGGCATTGCAATAGTGATTCATGCACTTTGTATGATGAATAA
- the tusA gene encoding sulfurtransferase TusA: MSFDNPDHQLDAMGLRCPEPVMMIRAAIRKINDGETLLIIADDPSTTRDIPSFCTFMDHTLVAKDVEESPYRYVVKKGL, from the coding sequence ATGAGCTTTGATAACCCCGATCACCAATTAGACGCCATGGGCCTGCGCTGCCCAGAACCTGTAATGATGATACGTGCTGCTATTCGCAAAATTAATGACGGCGAAACACTGCTTATCATTGCCGACGACCCATCAACCACTCGTGATATTCCAAGCTTTTGTACGTTTATGGATCACACGCTGGTGGCTAAAGATGTTGAAGAATCACCGTATAGATATGTGGTGAAGAAAGGGCTTTAA